The genomic interval GTACAACGGGCAGCCTGCCAATGGCCATATCCCCAAGGTAAATGACCCCTGGAGTTTCCCTGGTAAGTGCCCAGTGgagctcagaagagggcattatatctctggaggtagagatggttgtgaaccaccatgaatggaacctgggtcccccctccaagagcagccagtgctctcagctTCCCCAGCCCTGATGTCGGtcggattctttttttttttttttaaatatattttttattaggtattttcctcatttacatttccaatgctatcccaaaagtcccccataccctccctcccactcccactttttggccctggcgttcccctgtactgaggcatataaagtttgcatgtccaatgggcctctctttccactgatagctgactaggccatcttctgatacatatgcagctagagacacgagctccggggggtactggttagttcataatgttgttccacctatagggttgcagacccctttagctccttgggtactttctctagctcctccattggggaccctgtgatccatccaatagctgactgtgagcatccacttatgtgtttgctaggccccggcatctGATGTTGGATTCTTATGTCTGCATttggtctttgtgtttgcatgGCCTGTGGAAAACCCCATTGCATACTCCCagtggaaaagaaggaagaaaggaaggaagggggtggggaaagaGTCAGTAACATCTTAACATTTATTAGAAACCATTGATACTTGTTTGAAGGTGACCGGCAGCAATTGCTAAGTTAGTCACTCTGCTGACTTACCTGTAAAGATGTCTTTATCATCATGGACGACATCAGCAGCGGAGTGTGCTCTGGGAGTTTGACTTCGCTGGTTCCCTAGAAGGTCCCAGAACCTTTAGGGGCTGTGATACAGTCTTAGGACCTTTGATTGGTTCTGTTATCATTTCTCTGAGCTTCCCTTCAGGCTCTTTGGATGTGTTAGCTTACGCCTATAGTCCTGTTActtgggagggtgaggcaggaggatgggggtttgaggctagcctggactacatagcaaacttaaatggcaaaaaaagaaaaaaaaaatcttacacatttctgatttttgtagCATTTATTAAAGTCTCGTttagtcaggcgtggtggcatatACAGATACTCTGGCAGACTGAGGTGTAAGGAGGTTGCAAGTGTGAGACCAATCTAGACCAAGTAGAGAGCCCGTCTCAAGGTGGAGGCAGTTAGTGGATTtttcaataaattaataaagtgaGTGATTTTAAGCAGGTTTGAATTTAATTCATTATGCTTTAACTTAAAATATAAGACCTCTGCAGTGTATGCATGGGTTCTATACTGAGAATAAACCTATTCTCAAGTTTTTAGATGTATCTCTAAGACTGGCTAGCCCACCACATCCTGAGCCTgcacagtccccccccccccccccgcacttgGCTTGTTCCTGCACTGCTCTGCAGTGACGCGTGTTTCCCACCCCAGCCCATGGAGTCAGTCGGTAGCAGTGACGGGCACTTCTCCAGTCACCTCTCCACTCCTTACTCCCAGCTTCCATGTCTCCATACACAgtagacatttaaaagaaatggttGTATGTACCATACTATAATTTGAGGAGATGTATGTACATTTAGACATTTTAACTAAAGAAGGTGCCATGAGTTTAAGTGTATCAGTAAGGCATTTCCTTAGAAGGTGGGGGCCAGGCTGGAGGGCTGGAGGGGTATACCACCCCCGGCGGCATACAACTGGCTGTAACCCAGCTCCAGAGGAGTCTGACacctagcctctgtgggcactgcgcTTGTGGTGTACGTGCCCTCGTTACATACAATTAACATAAGGAAAACAAGTCTTAAAGAAAGCAGACGGCCCTGGCTGGGTTCCAGCCTTGGCACCAGACAATACTCTAAAACATAAATTATTTGTGTGTCTGCGCACCACGCTCTTGTCAGTACCTAAGGCGGACAGAAGAGGTGTGGCTGTCGTCCCTTGGAGCCAGAGGTTGTGAGCAACcttgtgagtactgggaatcaactctggatcctctgtaagagccgcTAGCTCTCTACCCCGTCCCCCAATAAATTAAACGTTGATCAATGAGAGCTTATAATCTCAGCTGATGAGTTACTGATATGCTATCTATTAGTGAATTGCTTTGCATATAAATTtgcatatctttttctttttttccttgagatagggtctcccttTGTAGCTGGGACTCACTATATCATATAGGTTTAGTCAATCTTGAGTAATTCCTCCTGTCTGTTAGGCACACAACTAGCTGCATAGCCTATTGAGGATGCTCTGGAGGAAGTCTGACCAAGTCTGTTGTTGTACTGTCCCTTTAACGTTGCCATCTGGATACCTTCCAGCTGACATCCATGCCCTCGGGATGGAGAGGTGTGGTAGTTAAAACCACTTGCTGCTCTcacgttcagttcccagcacccaagcatCTACACGGTGCCTTACAACCGTCTTAATGCCAGGTCTGAGGCAGGCGTACAAAGGTAaacactcagatacataaaataaagtcagATAATCcagaaaataaagcaagcaaacaatggTCTGAGAGTTAGCAGATTTGTAGACACGGCTGGGGAACATGTTTTAGGCTTTGTGGGTTAAATGGTCTTAACTCGACCACTGTGGCCCCAAATAGCCAGAAACCGTCTAACTAAATGATTGTGACTGTACTCCAACAAAGCGTCATTATTACAGGCAGGACCAGCTGGCCGGTTCCTGGCCCCTTGGTTTCTTAGTTTCCCTTTGTGTCCCACTGGGAACAGGCCCACGGCAGCAGTTTCCACTGGGACTTCCTTTGTGCTGTTTGTTAGTTAAGGTGAGACTATAAAAGACTCAGATTGTGTGATGTAGTTCAGAAAAATAACCAGctcttgttttttaattcttgttttactctttttctttccaggatgtTTTATTTCCGTacatcaaagaaaatgtcaaGGAGTACCTGCAGACccactgggaggaggaggagtgtcAGCAGGACGTCAGCCTGCTGAGGAAACAGGTTAGGACTTCCCTCATCGCATCCCACAGCCTCTGAGAACGGGCGAGACCTGGGGACTTAGCAGGCCCTGAGCATGTTGTAAATCATGCCCTGCGTCCAGGTAGAAGCTGCAGTGGCTTGCCTGCCTAGGAATTCACAGTGTGTAATAAGACAAGCAAGTCAGAGCAACCTGTGTCAGCAGAATTGCTTCTTTCAGCGACTGTTTTAGTTGCATAGAAGCCTTGTGTATTTGTGAAATGAAGCCTTTCTTGGTGGCAGACAGAAGGCTTTGTGCAGTGTCAGGCCATGTAATTAATGTCACCAAGTGTCAGCAGCTTGTCGGTTTCTACTCTCCTACCTCACGGTGGGAGACTCCCCCAGTACAGTGTCCCTCACATCCAGGCACCTTACCAGACTCCTCAACCAGTTACCGTTGGCCCTGTCTTCAGCCTGCTCTCTGCTGCTCCCTAGTCAGCCCGAATTCTCTTCCTGCACATTCTCTTCCTCAGGGCAGAGACCTTCCATGCTGTGCATCCCTCACCAGCAGCCTTCCTACTCGGGATGTGTAGAAGGCTGTTCACGGTCTCCTCTTTATTGTGCAAGGTTAGGACTAGAAATAACTGGAACATCCTTTGAGTCATGCAGTATTTTCCTACGTATCTTGAGGGTATCTTTTTTATTGTCTCAACAAGTGttctatacatacatattctcTTAGGTTTAGATAACGCATTGTATTGTTGTAAAATCCTTGTAAatgaattgtgtatgtgtgtctgtctgtctgtgtgtgcctacagaagccagaggagggcaccaGATAACCCCGGAGCTGGATTCACAGGCATTTGTCAGCCATCTGACATGAGTCTTctgggactgaacttgggtctttttttttttttttaataattcaatatagtatttatctgtgaagccctggctgtcctggagcttgttctgtaaaccaggctagtcttaaactcagagattggctgcctctgcttcccaagtgctgggactaaaggtgtacacCGGTATGCCTGGCTTCTACTCGGGTCTTCTACAATGGCTCCTGATGGTCCTCTACCCAGTGCAGCACTGTGGCCAAGAGAGGCGGAAGTGAGCCAGTGCTGTCACTTTCTGGGTTTCTCTCTGTTGGCCATAAACTGAGTAATGATACttgtccctgttccctctccAGTCAAAGCACTGAGAACATGATAGGTGTTAATCAGTCCGGCTTGTGTATGCTATCAACTGACTCAGCACACCAGACTTATAATCATCGTTGCCCTTTTCTTCTCACACAGCATGCCTTTGGCTTAGCAAGAAAGGCAACACAAGCTAGTATTCTAGAatgacatatatttttaaaaaatgttttgagagagagagagagagagaatatgaatgtgcCATGGAGTGCTTGTGAAGGTTAGAGCACAGTTTGAGAGCCATTTCTCTCCTTTTGATCACATAGGTCTCAGAgattgagctcaggtcatcaggcgtggtggcaagcacttttttATCTAATGATCTATTTTGCCCAGTCATTcctttaagattaatttttagCAGTTCTCAGGATAACTgattgctggaaaaaaaattgtccTGCCTGGTTTCTgctgtatctttttaaaaacacacacacgtgtgcatggtacatgtgtgtgtgtgaaagtgtagGCATAGAATGCTTTTTAAATGAGTGCATGAATAAACTTAGTTTGTGTCTGATTTGAAGGCCGAGGAAGATGCACATCTGGACGGGGCTGTTCCGATACCCGTGGCTTCTGGCAGTGATCTGCAGCAGATGATCCAGGCTGTGGTGGACAACGTGTACTGGCAGATGTCCCATGACCGAAAGACCACAGCGCTCAAACAGCTGCAAGGCCACATGTGGAAGGCAGCTTTCACGGCTGGCCGCATGAAGGCAGAGTATGTGCGCTCACGATAAGGCAGTTCAAAGCCCAGTGTAACCTCgcattcctctctcccctctgttaGGTGCAGTCAGTGAAAGGTGATAAATTGCCAGGCACCGTAGCATGCACATTGAATCCGCacatttagaaggcagaggcaggcagatctctgagttccaggcaaggGAAGGTTacataagagaccctgtctaaagagAGATGGGGGAATCAGATCAGTATTGCCTTTTTGTAGCAAAtgagctgttttgttttcttgttttcagaagtaTTTCATTCAGCATAGTACCTCTGCATGTGGGGCTTTGGGGCCAGGGGGGAGACATTtagttctattttaaaatagcttCCTAAAAAGAGGCAACTTGagcctggtgtgatggtgtacatCTGTGATGTTGGGAGGTGGGCTTCCCTGAACCTTACATGGCACACCAGTGACCCTGGGTCCCAGTGACAGCATTGTTGCCCTGCCTCTCACAACTATCGTGCCTTTTGCAGACAGGAAAagtgagagggctggagagatggcccagcagttatgtacaccacatacatgctggtacccatggaggtccgaagagggcattggatttcttagaactagagttataggcagttgtgaggtgctgtgtgggtgctgggagcagatccaggtcctctgcaagaacatgcaagtgctcttaactctggtccatctctccatccactgCTCACTTCCTTAGTTCATTTCTTcgtatttttttattgttaaatacgCTTCCATCTGTCAAACTTGTTGGTTTTAATCTGTGATCCTGGAAGTCCAATGACCTGTTGATTAGAACCACAAGAATCCCTGTCTCATGGAATTGCCTCTCAGGCTAGCATTGGAGCCAAGGCAGAGGAGGGCGTGGCATCTGTGCAGTGTCTGATTGTCATCTGGCTGGACGGTGTGCCTTTGCCGTGTAACTTGCCGGGTTCTCTCCAGGTTCTTTGCAGATGTGGTTCCTGCAgtcagaaggtggagagaggctgGGATGAAGGTATACATCTATTCTTCAGGGAGCGTGGAGGCACAGAAGCTGCTCTTCGGCCATTCCACAGAGGGAGACATTCTTGAGGTAGGTTACTTGGTGTCCGACCTTGTTTGCTAAGGCTGTGGTAAGAACTCCGCCAGCAGCAGCTTGGGGGGATTTGCTTGGCTTTCACTGCCCCATCAAGTCATTTGGGAAAGTTAgggaggaactcaagcaggaacctggatgcaggaactgatgcagagagcGCAAACCAGGGCTGCTTTACTGCCCCACTGCGTGGCTCACTCAGCTGCCTTTTTCATGCAACCCAGggtggatgcacacacacacacacacacacacacacacacatatacacactctctctctctctctctgtctctctggtatACAAAGTGTAGGTTCCAAGCTATGCGTGCCAGAGCGTCTGTTATTCCAGCACTCGGGGTTAAGGTAATAGTGTCACACTGTCCAGGCTAGCCTGCCTGCACAGTGGGTCTGAGGCCCACAAGGAGGCCTCACTATTTCAAACATCAAAATATGAAAAGCAGTGTTTCTTTTGCTAGGAAGTTTGAGTTGTCAGTGGAGGTGTAGAATACATTTAAATACCCACCCTTAAGTAATTCTGATGAGGCTACTACTAaaaccatattttattttatttataaatttttaatatatacatacatgtatacattataaataatatgtatgtattatatttaatgtatatgttttACTCTATGTATAAAGTGATACAAGTGTATATGAACATGCTGACACATTAGAAAGTAGATGTACTATTTTTTTAATACAAACAGTCAGCAACTCAAAACTCCTCCTCTTCTCAGAAGGGCTGACCAAACAGAATTAGTTTGGCTGTTACTTTCTTGAGGGGAGTTAGAGCCCGTGGCTTCCTGCAATACTTGGAAAGTGCTATGTCACCTAGCTGTGCCTCCATCTCGGAATTTGTATTTTCTGGACCTATGTTGGATATTCAGGAACATTTTGGTTTTGGATGGTGCCATATTccatatagttttatatataaaagaacatatatattcttttgtcTTCTATAGCAGATATTAAACCAGTAGTGGAACCTCGAATAGATGACGGTCATTTTGTAGATACAGATGCACACTGTGTGCAGTGAGGTCAGCAGTGAGTGAGTCTGTACACAGCAGAGCAAGTGCATGGGGCATGGTAATACCTACCTCCTGGCTTCAGTAGTAAAAGTCGCCTTCGGTGAGTCAGAGAACAGAGGTGTGCAGCATCAGCTTTTTAATAGTTACAAACATCTGGAGCAAAACCCAGTCCGAGAAGTAAACAGTGAGTGCAGACTGGAGTGGAGGGCATAGTGCAGTGCTGGTGAGAACCAAATGCGACGTTTTTATTACCGTAAAACTCTTGTTTTTTGTAGTTTCTGTAAAGCAGTCCATTAGATATCTTTTCAGTAAATTTTTGTGAGATGCAGTCACTGTGATCGGCATGCGTTTCAGAGGAAGGCCTGCAGGGTGAAGATCTGTACTGACCAGTCCTTTCCATTCCCCTGGTTCAGCTCATCGACGGTCACTTTGACACCAAGATTGGACACAAAGTGGACAGTGAGAGTTACCGGAAGATTGCTGATAGCATCGGTTGTTCAACCAACAACATCCTGTTTCTCACGGATGTCACCGTAGGTGGGTAGCTGCTGTTGGCCTGGTGTTATTGCCATGGTGATGCAGCGCCTGAAGCTTGAAGGGAGGCGAGGTTTGTACTGTTGAGAGGGTGTAGCCTCTGAGGTGGGAGAGGTGTGGGCCCTGGAGCGGCTTGCCCTCTGCCGTAGCCACCGCTCAGGAAGCAGGTCTGGGTTAGACCCTCTGTTGGCCTGTACCTGCCAGGAAGGCCCTTTCCCAAGGTCCCCAACCTCCCACCGCCCGGCGGAGACCGGTGATGAACTGCCTGAGCCTGTTGGGTGCAGCTCACCATCCACCGTGGCAGCTCTCTCATGTGTGGTGGCCTAACGTGGCATAAGTGGGTGTCTGGGCCACGTTCCaagggaacatcatggaagggTTCAGGGCTAGCGAggtagctcagtaggtaagagtgcttgctctgCAACCATGAGCACCCACATAGCATCGTGTTccaggagcttgctggccagccagcctaactcAGGTGAGAAGTTCTGGTTCAGTGAGCGACTCTCTTTCAAGAAAGCGAGGCCAAGATAATAAAAATGATTGTGCGCACACATGAGCCTGTCACAGTGGTCCCTGCTACTAAAGAGAAAGGTATGTTTGCAGTCCTTGGTAGCTTGGCGGGAATCTGTAATCTGGCAGATAGCAGCATTCACAGTGCCTTGTTACCCTGAGGTTTGGACCAGGTTCTCTCCTGTGTGTCTGGCTGGGCTGGAGTTCTGTAAACTGCTTATATTCTTCCACATCCtggaagtttttcttttcttttttttaaaactttttttttttttaagatttatttattattttatgcctatgaatacactgtagctgtcttcagacacaccagaagagggcatcagatcccattacagatgagtgtgagccaccatgtggttgctggaaatggcactcaggacctctggaagagcagtcagtgctcttaaccgctgagccacctctccagcccctgaagttTTTCTTTTACATACCTGATTGCAGTGGAGGAGAAGCAGATACACAAAGCAAGCCAAGGCTTATTTATTCTTTAAGgatgtacttatttttattttatattcatggaTGATTTGGCACACCCGTATGTGTCTGTGGAAGTGGGGTGAGCTTATTgggtcccctggacctggagtttcagatggttgtgaatcaacatgtgggtgctgggaattgaacccagctccCCTGGAAAAGCAACCAGGCTCTTAACAAgggagccattgctccagcccgaGGCAGGAAATCAATAGCGGGGACCCCGATACTCTGCAGTGGAACGTTCTCTGGTTGCACTTCTCTGTGGACTTGCTTCCTGAGTTGAAGCTGTACTTTGCTGTTACGGGACTTGGGGAGCAGTACAAGGAGACTCCCTTCCCATCACCGTAAGCTCAGGGTGTGTGCAGTGTTTCTGTGAAGAATGATAATTTGCCAACTTTTCCTGTGTTGTCCTGGTAAGTTTAGCTGGTTTAGCTTGAATTTGCTTTGGTTGCTTCTAATTTCAGTAGCACTTTCCATAGTTGGTTACCCCATAGACAGAATTAAAGGTCTGCTCTGTGGCTGTACCCCAGGCAGCCGTCTCGCCAGCTGAGTTTATCTTGTGATCCCAGACCCTTCAGTCTTTCTCTGACTTAGGTTCTATTCATGATTGTAACTCCCAGGGCTGTGAAGGCAGCTCAGTCGAAATGCTTGTTCCCTAGCACCTTTGTAAAGTGGCTGGTGTGCGTCACCGCGGTGCTCAGGAGGAGGAGGCGGGCAGATCCCAGGGCCTTCCAGACCAGTGACAGACCCGTGTCAGAAGGAAAAGGTCACCCGTGTCTGAGGACTGACACTTGGTTGTCTTCTCTCTCCATGGGTATACATGCAcagcacatgcatccacacacttgtgtgtacacacactaATTCTAACTCTTGTTCATTTGTACATTGAGCTGCTTGTCCACAGAATAGAAGACGATGCGTGTGTGTGAGGTGGGGATGGTTGTCTGTTTGTCCATGTGGGTTTGGGTAATTGAGCTCTTGCTGTCAGCGCTGGTGGCAAGTGCCCATTCCGTCTCAGCTGTCTCCTGCCCACACCTCCTCAGGACTGCTTAGGCTTTCATTATGGTTTTGTGTTTAGGTACTTTTAATCTGCGTACACCCGAAGTTCCAAGTCTTTCTCATTTCATTTAAGCGATTCTCTAGGGCTGAAGTTCTACAGCTTAATTTCTAACTTGAGTAAAAGCAGATGTGTACAGTGAAGAAACAGTAGATATTCCCGgctctgtctggttttgtttgtgtgttgttgttttgagacagggtttctccatgtcctGACCATTCTGGCATTTGCTTCTGCTTCtcggatgctgggattaaaggtgtgggctatAAACCATGCCTGCCTATAGTCCCAATGTTAAAGAATAGGATTAGTTAGCCTTAAATGAAATCCGCTAAGGATAGCTCGTGGGTGCGCAGGCGTGCACACAGTCAGGAGGGCCAGAACATGGATGTGGATGATCCGTAGCTGGAACGGGAAGGTAGAGGCTGCTTGCTTTACTCTTCTGTTGTCTCTGGTCCTGTGAGGTTTTCTGTATCACGTCCCCATCCCTTCTCTACCAAGACAGGGCATAAAACCAAGCTGATATTCCAAATGATGCTTAAAGTATGGAAGAGGGAAATGAAAGCCTTCTTGGAATTGTAGCTTGTAGTGTTGCAGAGCACACTTGAAGTATTTAGTGCCTAGGTCAAGAGTTAGCGAGCCTTTTCTATAAGATGGGATAGTAAATATGCACCTTTCAGTTCCCAGAGTCTCTGTCAGCTCCTCGGCCGGCCCTGTCTTCATAGTGCAGGAACGGTCACGAACTGTATGCAAATGAACAGGTGTAGCAGCGTGCCAGTACAACTTCACAGAAGTGGCTCGATGTGATTTGCCAGCCTTTGTTTTAGAGCACTGGGCATCGTGTCAGGCTGGCAGTTGGAAGTTTGAGGCCTGCTGCTGGCTTAGTTCGGTGTCTAGAGACAGGGGCAAGGTAAGGAGGAGGCTCCTTTGAGCTGTGCAAGAGAATGGGGTAGGCATGAAGGCGGGGGCTACGTTGTCCTCAAGTTTGTCAAGGGTGGTTCCTAGCACGCAGTAGATGCATTTACAGGTGATGCTAGCTATGGTTTTCACATAAAAGTCAAATGGAGAGAGGACTGTAATCCAGGGTACATTAGAGAGGTCTCCTGTAGCACCCGGCTTACCTAATCTCATCTGACTGCTCTTGTCTTTACTCTTCACCCAGCACCAGCTCAATGCCTGATCATAAGTACCACAGCCTAGAGAGGGGATGGACAGTCATAAAGCCCTTGCTAGGGCAGCTAAGTACGGGCTGTAAGGAGCACACAGGTTCTGTAATGCAGGGTGGGGCTGCAGGTTTTGAGTGGAATCTTGAAGAGTAGGAAATTGTGGAGTCTAGGCAGGGGCATGGCATGTTGGGACCTGAGATGGTGAGAGCATATACTTTACCTGCATTAGATCATAGGACTCCTTCGCCCTGATCTACTTAATAATTGGTGTTCGACCCCACAGCCTGCCCTTTGAGAAACAGCTCAGCTCTTTGGGGTGACTTGGAAGAATGGACAAAGGGCGTGGGCCAGAGCAGCCTGTGTGGCATTCATCAGTGGTTCTAATTAAAGCGTAGAATAGGACAGGCTGTTTTCTGCTACATACAATTAGGTGCTCCTTAGCGTAGAATTTATATATGTAAAGACTTAGACTTCTTCCTCACTGTGCCACCTTTTAGCTACAACAAAATCCACCTGGCTCAcacccagttctctctccctgGTGACTTGCCCTCTCTCGTCTTAGGCTGTCACCTTGGGCGTCAGGCCCTGGTGTCTGACCTGTACTCTGATTCCGCAGAGGCCAGTGCTGCTGAGGAGGCGGACGTGCACGTGGCTGTGGTGGTGCGACCTGGCAACGCGGGGCTCACTGACGACGAGAAGACATACTACAACCTCATCACGTCCTTCAGCGAGCTCTACCTGCCGTCCACCTAGAGCCAGGTCTGAGGAAGAATTGCCGTCCCCTAGTGTCTAGCTTTATTCTAACTGTAAAAGTAACGTActtatgtgtgcacacagacatgtgCAAGGGTATATACATGGACATGTGCTCAGATTAGTTTCCATGGGCACATAATGTGAGAAAAGTTGTCCGTTCCATGAAGACCAAATTCATGTAAAGACACTTTATGTGTAGACCATAAATCTGTCTTACCAAGCCCGGGGTGTATTTGAAACTGCAAAATACTAATCAAATTTGTGATGTTTATCAAATTGTTTACCAAGTGGAAAGCTAGTTCTGAGAAATTATTATCCAGAGCCTGTGTTATTTTAAAGACTGGACTTGCTTCAAAGGTACCCATACGAGGAGCCCACCGTCCCTGTCCCTCGAGGTCACGTCCCACCGCTGCACTAAGGACTCACGGCCCAGCGTCCACAAGACTGAGGCCCTGTCCCTGCTCAGAGAACAGATCCGGAGCAGGTGGTCTGGTCAGTCAGGATGGAACAGTGCTACAAGCACCAGCCTGCCTCTGAGCAGTGCTCGGAACAGCTGAGGCCGTGGCGGGCTCCACTAACCCCCAGTGTTATCGTGTTTTATAGCTGCCTTTCTGTGTCTTACACAGTTTGAGAGTATATGTT from Mus musculus strain C57BL/6J chromosome 5, GRCm38.p6 C57BL/6J carries:
- the Enoph1 gene encoding enolase-phosphatase E1 isoform X1 encodes the protein MVVVSVPAEVTVILLDIEGPRQQFPLGLPLCCLLVKDVLFPYIKENVKEYLQTHWEEEECQQDVSLLRKQAEEDAHLDGAVPIPVASGSDLQQMIQAVVDNVYWQMSHDRKTTALKQLQGHMWKAAFTAGRMKAEFFADVVPAVRRWREAGMKVYIYSSGSVEAQKLLFGHSTEGDILELIDGHFDTKIGHKVDSESYRKIADSIGCSTNNILFLTDVTVEASAAEEADVHVAVVVRPGNAGLTDDEKTYYNLITSFSELYLPST
- the Enoph1 gene encoding enolase-phosphatase E1 is translated as MVVVSVPAEVTVILLDIEGTTTPIAFVKDVLFPYIKENVKEYLQTHWEEEECQQDVSLLRKQAEEDAHLDGAVPIPVASGSDLQQMIQAVVDNVYWQMSHDRKTTALKQLQGHMWKAAFTAGRMKAEFFADVVPAVRRWREAGMKVYIYSSGSVEAQKLLFGHSTEGDILELIDGHFDTKIGHKVDSESYRKIADSIGCSTNNILFLTDVTVEASAAEEADVHVAVVVRPGNAGLTDDEKTYYNLITSFSELYLPST
- the Enoph1 gene encoding enolase-phosphatase E1 isoform X2 encodes the protein MIQAVVDNVYWQMSHDRKTTALKQLQGHMWKAAFTAGRMKAEFFADVVPAVRRWREAGMKVYIYSSGSVEAQKLLFGHSTEGDILELIDGHFDTKIGHKVDSESYRKIADSIGCSTNNILFLTDVTVEASAAEEADVHVAVVVRPGNAGLTDDEKTYYNLITSFSELYLPST